The DNA region CTGACGATCATCTGATCTCGTGAGTGCAGGACTTCATCGATGTGGATCACAACCGAGGCGGAACGATTCTTCTGGTCGTCTGTGATCGCTTCGGAGCGGAGAACAGCTTCAATCGACGCGTTTGAAGAGGCTCGTTGCAGCTCCTGCTCGTCGGCATTAGCGCCGGGCGTGGGTTTGCGAATTGGGGAAGGCGGGCTCTCGATGAGCATGTTCATCTTGGATACATCACCGGGGGCGTCGATCTCGTAAGTCAATTCCCGGGACGCTGTCCAGATAAGAAGGTTCGTCGAGACGTTCTGACCGAGGGGCTGCAGGAACAGCTTGTTTTCTCTCTGGTCGATGTCAAAATTGGCATGATCGGCCAACGCAAACATCACGATTGGTTCACCAGGATCGATGACTGTAAAGTGATTGATGGCGGTCTGAATGTGAGTAGGTTGATTTTGCTTAGCTGTTTGAGCTGCCGCTGCAAGGGTGGTGAACGCAATTGCAAGTGCAACGAGTGTTCTCATGGCGGTCTCCTGGTCCTTCGGCGAGTGGCAACGAAGGCTGCGCGGAGAAGCCGGGCATATGCTCGACCTCTCCACGACAGGGTTAGGCGCACACCTATTGAGGAATGCGCGTGTCTTCGAAGACAAGCGATCTGGGTCCCGTATACTGCCAGAGAAACAGACGCTTTTCTCCCATTGATCCGTCTGGATTTTCAATACGTTCCACAAGAAATGCCCGCTGCTGATCATCGAACTGGACAAATCCGTCGACGACTTGTGGCAAACGAACAGGCATGCTTTCGCCGCCGGTCTGCTCGGCGAATGCGTCGACTATTTCTTGCGGGAAGGCATGAAACAGCACAGCCCCTGTACCGTCGCCATTTGAGATGACGGTGTTCAGAGCCTGGGCCCAACCATGACGGTTTTCCACTTTGCCCTGTGCCCAGTAATGCAGCCACAGGTGGAGTCCCTGAAAACGTGCTTTCGAGTACTCCTCATTTTTCCAGTACGCGGCCTGGGCCTTATTGCGAGCCTCCCATGCTAACGTCCTGAGCTTCCGGTCTTCGCTCGTACGCATATCGTTCCACTGCGCTTGAGCAGTTTCTAATTCATCCTTGAAGGGCTTAGCCTCGTCCAGAATCTGGTGAACGACATCTCCGTAGATAGAGTTCACAAGCTGACATTCCTCGAACATGGACTGAGTGTAGGTATTGCCCTCGAACAATCCGCGGAAGTCCTCGATGTTCCTCTTGTCTTCGAAAACATCACCCAATTCTTTGCGAAGGTAGTTGTAAAGCCGCCCGACCTTATCCGTGCCGGCAACGTCGAGATGGTCCGGAAGATCGGTCACACGGGTTACGTTCTTGTATTGCAGCCAGGGCGCGTCCGAAACCTCCGCACGAATCCTGTCTACAACTTCTTCATCGACCTTGACGCCCCATTTCAAGGCATCAAGAGCATTCTGCAACTGATCTGCGAGTTCATTGAACTCGTCAATCTTGCCCGCGGCGAGACAGGACGTTTTCAGATTGGTAATTGAGCCAATGCTGTACCTTCCGCTCCCACGCGCGTTCATTGCAACGTGCTCAAGATTCCACCAGATGGCATGCGCCTTCTTAGCCTTATTCTTGGTCGTGTTCTTCTTTTCCTCGGGTTTGTCTTGACATCCAACTGCGAATCTTCCTTCGACAAACTTCGGGAACTTGTCGGAGGGGATCGCACAGATGGTGTCAAAGTCGAAGTCACCACCATTCAACTTGGCTGTCTCCGAATGAAGGACGTAAGCACCCTCCATGCGCAACTGCCGCGTGAGAATGAAGTGGATGAGAGAGTCTGGAAGTTCCTTGCGTCCCAACGCCTGTGTGAGCATCGGAATCAGTTCGGCGTCGCTGAGATGCCGAACTGGAAGCAAGTCCCGATCGGAACGAACCGGGTAGCGAACACAGAGACTCTTTTCTGCTTCGAGGTGATTGAGGGCTGCATCTCTTGGAATCCAGTCAGAGGCGGAGAGAATCTTCCCCTCGTGCTCCACCAGGATTCCATCGTCAACTAGTGCAAATGACGGTAAGGAGAACCCGGCACTGACCAGAAGTCGATAGATCTTGCGCCCGAATTTGCGGTTAAGATAGTTCAGGACATACGGAAAACGAATCGCAAAACCACTCTTGTCTGCAAGCAGCACAGCATCGACCGGATCCCAAACATCAATATCCATCTTTTCCGTCTCTTCGAGAAGAGCAGGGTTAAAGCTGGTATCGATGGTTGGACTATCTGGCCTGCCCAACAGATTAAGAAGACCGCTGTAGTCACCTTCGTCAAAGGCCTTCCGGATGGATCGAATATTCTCGATGCCGTCGACCTTGATTTCGGTTTCAAAGGACTCAAGAGATGCGTTTTCTACCAGCGATGCACTGGACGAAAACTCTGAGGACTCTGACCACTGACGAAATCCTAGAACTGCCGGTCCTGAATACAGGCGCCCGGAAGTCCGAAGCTTCGGCAGCAAACGTACAGGATCTTTCAATTCAGGTTTGCAAGCACTCTCGGGGAGGATCATATCGACCTCGAGAATGTCGGCTGCCTGATCGCTGAAGGGTTTGACGGCGCCTTTGAACTGGAGCTTGTCTCCCTCAAGATAGGCCATCCGGAATTGAGTGAACCAAACCGGAAGCAATCCAGCTTTTCGATAAAGAGACTTGCGAAGCCAACCCCTGCAATCGTTCGTGCCAAGGACATGATCCTTGACAACCGCAACGCGGAGATCCGGCTCTTCCAGGATCATTCGGCAATCGGAAGTGAGAATCGAGAAATAAGTAACCATCGCTTCTGGCCAGCGCTGGTAACGTTTCGCGATGAGAGGTTGATGAGCCGCATCTACAAAGTAGAATCGGGTCTGCTTTGCGGAACCGCTGACTCCAACGAGTTTGTATGAAATGCCGTCGAAGACGAGAGTCTTCATGCGCTTCTCGACTTCGGCCTCTTCATACGCAGACATATACTCAGGCAAAGTCACCCGAGCCACTCGAATTCCCGGATAGAGCCGGCCAATGAGCTTGTCATCGACGGTATCCTCCCGGCCATTCCTGACTTCTTTCCGGCTAACAGCACCGGCTGCATCGATCTCCAGTTCGAGAATGACTTTCCAATCTTCTGCAACGGGTTGTGTCGTATTCGTAGTCATGGTGTTTTCCTCACTCATCTGGCGCATCAGATGGATGAGAGATTGTGCTGTCCAGCTCGCAATCCCTCTACCTGGCGCCCACGTTTTGGGTGGGTGTTTACTGAGCCAGGCTTCAGGTGCCAAAGCTGGTCAGCGGAATTCCTCGTCACAGTGGTGACAAGGGCTCAGAGAGGCGGACAATGACCGAATGTTCAGGCATGTCTCCTCTTTGAATTCCGTTCTGACCTCTCACTGTGCCTGCTGCTTTAGCAGCGGCCGTTTCACTAAAGTAGGTAACCCCTCCTGTACCTCCGCTTCTACGCGATAGGTGTGGATGACGTAGATCACACCGGTCTGTTGGAATGCCTTGATCAGGGCCTGATTCTCATCTGTCGCCTCATCCCCAAGCTCCGGTCTGCCCGACGAGGCATTCGCCTTGCCGAGAAAGAATCGTGCTGCCTCCTCACCGCTTTGACGCGATCGCCTGGGCCTCCTTGCGGCGCGAGTGGTGGGTGTTTCCGGCTTTGTTGCGGGTACGCTCACAATAGAAGTTGTCACTATCCCTCCTTTATTGCTGCGACGTGATTGCATCAGGGGCAGCAAGGATCTGATCTTTGCGTTCCCCTTCAATGGGCCGTTCGCTATAGCTGGCAATCCAGAGACCACTCGGAGTTACTTTCGACCGCTGATCGGTGGCCAATTCGATCCGATACTCACTGACGAAGTGATCCGTTGTTTCAGCCCCATTGACGAGATGATGAACGTCCTTCACTCCATAGGCGAGATACGCCAGCCTCTCACCTGGAAGTCTGTCCAACTCGCGCAAATGAAAATCAGACTCGACGTGATCGCGATCGATTTCTCCGAGGCTATCGGCTTTGGTCAGCGCATCGTATGTTGCTTTTCGGAGTTTCTTCTGCATCATGTTCAAAGCAATGCGCCAGTGTTCGTTCACGTCGGACGGCTTGTAATTGAGGTAGTTGGACAAGAAGCGAGTCACGAAATCCTGGTTGAGAAACTCGTCGGCGCCCGGAGTTAACGTAGAAGCGACATCCCCGCTCTGGCCGGGACCAACAACGGTCTGGTCACCATGAGGTCCTATCCGGACGACGGTAGGCGGCTGGATCCGGACGAAAATCGCGAACCCGATCGCAATGAATGTGCTCAGCAGCGATGCAACTGTTATGACCCACCAGCGGTTGCGGCTCGCAATTTCACTGCCGTATACCTCGTAGTATTCCGGGCGTTCGTTGACTTCTGTTTCAACCGTCTGTGGCATATCGTTATCCTTCCGCTCATGGGATATCGTGGACATTACTTCTCCTCGTCCCGCGTTTGCTTGTAAGCCTTTGTGAATTCGTTACGGATTCCTTTCGCGGTGCTTGTGGTGGTATCGGCCACACGCGTGCCAACCGCCGAGAGGTTCTCACTGACAGCCTGATAGCCTTTTTGCGCGGTCTCTACTGGGTGCGAGGCTGCATGTGCCACGCTTTGAGCCGTGTCCCGCGCCGTTGCTGAGGCGTTCACAATTCTGCCGGCGAATGCGCCGGCCGCCGCACTCGCCCTCCCCACCGAGTCCCCTGGATGTTGAACCACTCCCGCTGCCGCAGTCATAACGCGGCCGCCACCACCCATTACGCCTTCCGTGGCCAGGCGTGCAACGTGGTAAGCCCCCCATGTAGAGAGCCGGTATGGGGCGATCGACGGCTTGTTTTTCGTGTTAGCCGACCTGGAACGATCAGAGTTGGCAGGCCGACTTCCAACCGATGTGCGGCTCGCGGATCCGATGGTGGAAGCAGACGGTGCCGAGGCTGCGGTGCCTCTTACCTCTTCTCCGGGGGAACGGTCTGCAGTAGGCTTCGTGCTTCCGGCTCCTGCAGCAGAACGCATCTTTGCGGCGTGCTCTTCAGCAAGCGATTGACGAGCGGGGACGGTATTACCTGGATCAGCGGCGGTCGCAGATGCTGTCGGCTGCGTTCCGCCTGAGGGTCTACTTGTGGATGGTGCAGTTCTCTGTTGTGGTGCCGGTTGATTCGGGGCTCCGCTGGTAGCAACCTTGGAGGTCGACGATCCAGCGGCGCTGTGAGAAGTTCCCTGAGCCGGTGCTACTGCTCCACCTGGAGCGGCAGCCTTGGCACCAACGATTCCGGCAGCAACTCCTTCGCCCGCAGCGATTCCTGTGCTTAAAGCCGTCACCGCTGCCCCGACAAGTGCTGCGGCCGTTGACCCGACTTCACCTGAAATAACGCGTTTCGCGATGAAAGGAATCACCGCAATGGCAAGCGAATAGATGATGCTGGCAAGTCCTATCAGAATCGACCCTTCGAGATTCCCAAGGCCGCCAAGAAAGTTGTTCTGATTGAGCATCTGTCCCACCTGTCCCATTTGGACAGCGCTGAGCAAAGCGCCAAATCCGCCATAGAGCACAGGCCACGCATTCCAGATGAAGACGTTCTCAACGTAAGACTTCGCCAGGCGGTTTGTCGCACCGAGTGGCATCAGCGCAATGATGATGGGACCGAATATGTAGAGAATGCTTCCGTAGAGAATGTAGAAAAAACCAAAGATCGCGATCACAAACGGGTAGAGAACATATGCGACGATGATTAGCAGTCCATCAAGGAGCCCAGCGATACCGCCGGTAACAAGGCCCCAGAGGTTCTGAAAGCCGCTCTGGTTATATTGGGTATTAAGATCGTTGGCCCAATTGCTCAGGAGATTCGAAGTGCCCGAGGCGCTATTGATCCAGTTGCCGGCATTTACAAACCCCTGGTTAATTGCAGTAAAGACCGTGTGGTAATTCATTACGATGATGGCTGTCGCCACATACTTGATGAGATTGGTTCCCAGGCCACGCACATCCCCGCCATGCAGTGCCGACTGGTAGACCTGCCAGAGGAAACCAATCAACAGCACAATGTAGGCAACATTCTGCATGCCGCTCGTGATGCTGGTCGAATCGATCCCCGAGACAGCCTGCGTCAGGAAACGCTCAAAGAGGCTGAGCTGAGTCGACTGAAAGAAGGCCAGCGCGGTGATCGAGGGATGGAAGAGAGATAGCATGTTCGTCTACCTGCTGGTTAAAGCGCCATTTACAAGTCCGTTGTTATTGGTGTTGTAAGTCGCTCCCAGCTTCGCGAGCTTGCTCTGATTGGCAATGTCGATTCCGCGTGTTCGCATTAACTCCGCGAGTGCCGCTTGGGTATACGCATTCGCACGTACTGTCCAGACGTCAGCTTCAGCCTCGAGGATGGGAGCGCTACCGGGAGCGGCGGCCGTAATCTGCTGCCCAAGTTTGTCAGCCTGAGCCAGCTCCGTGTCTGCAAGAGCATCGATTGCGATCGCTCGCTTCATCGCATCCTGTGCTTGTGCATCCGTCATATCCGTCATGTTCCGCACATTGGCGGATGCAGCATTCTGCGCCATCACCACTCCGTAGACACTCTGATACTGCGTCGATATGGATGGGACATTGCTGGTGTTGCGGGAAAGAATTAGAGATTCGAGGCTTTGAGATTGCGGCAGTGTTGCACTCGAAACTTTTACGTTAAACATGTTCGAAATCTGGCTGAATTGGCTCTCGAACTGAGTCACGGCACTCTTTGCTTGATTGATGGCGGTGATCGGATACATGACCTCCTTTTCATAGCTGCCGATAGTCTGCTGGGTTTGATTGATCGTCTTAAGCGGAGCAGCTACGTAGGTAGTCATCAACGACTCGACCTTGGAAAGTGCAGCAAGAATCGCGGCAAGATCGATTCCAAACTGGCCATGAGCAGCCTTCGGAACAAAGAGACAGGCACAGAGACAGAGGACTGTAAGCTTAAGCAGGCTTGGCGAGTACCAGTTGCGCGGCTTTTTGGCTTCCGCCACGTTCATCGAGGCTGCATCTTTGGAGGCTTGGGGAACGGCCTTCCTCCAGAACAGGGGCTTGCGGATTTTATCGGTGATGCGCTTGAGGTCTGTCATAGCAACTCTCCGTTACGGCTGGGTCAGCGATCCTGAAACAGATTGGCTTAGGCTTGCGGTTGATGCGGCACGCCGCTTTGTGAGCACATTGTCATGGGCAATGCGGCCCGCTTCCTGCCGCAGTTCGGCAGCCAGCATCTTTTGCATGTATGCCTGACAACGGAGATTCGCTACCTGTGCCTGAGCTGTAAGAAACGGGTTCGATCCGGGTGTGCTGACGGCAACCTGATTCTCCATCTGGTTGGCCGTTGCGAGGATCACATCTTGTCCCTGGTCCGCGATCAGCGTCGTCTTGAGGTTCTGCTGCGCCAGAGCGTCATCCATGTCCATCATCAGACGGTCCTGCGACGACGCCTGGGTTGACAGCGGTATCGTGCCGTAGTTCGTGATGTAGCTGGACTGCAAAGCCGGAATCTGTGTGCTGGTCCGGCTGTGCAGGATTGTCTCCAACTGTTGTGGATTCGGCAGTGTTGCGCTCGGGGAAGACAGGGTGAAGATCTGCGTCATATAGCTGCGGTACGTCGTGATAGAGTTCGACACGAAACCACGCGCGGAGTTCAACATGCCCAGCGGCCAAACAATCTCCTGATGGAGTTGCTGAAGCTCTTGTGTCATCTGATTGATGGCTTTCAGTGAAGCACCCATATCGCTCTGGATCGTGCTGAATATTGCGCTGAAGATATCGCCGAACTGGGCTTGAGCTTCATGAGGGAACGCAAGGTACAGCACGAAGAAAATGCCGCCGGCCCATAGAATCTTTCGGGCTCGCGCGAAGCGTCGCGGCTTTGATTCGCCAAGATCATTTGGATCAAGGCTCACAGGCGCCAGAATCGGACTGAGGTTTGGATCGGTGTCGTGAATCATTGGGTCAACGCCTCCAGTACCTCTCCTGAGCGTTCTTCCTCAAGGGGAGCAAAATCGGCCAAGCCGCGAGGGAATTTCCGAGCAAGTGCTTCATAGGCGGACAACAGGGGCATGTCCTCGTGCCGCCTCAACCACCACTTGCGGTAGGTACGCTCACGCGGGTAGGTCGTCGTAATCCAATAATCGACTGGAGTGGGAACGATGCGGATG from Edaphobacter dinghuensis includes:
- a CDS encoding type IV secretion system protein; the protein is MLSLFHPSITALAFFQSTQLSLFERFLTQAVSGIDSTSITSGMQNVAYIVLLIGFLWQVYQSALHGGDVRGLGTNLIKYVATAIIVMNYHTVFTAINQGFVNAGNWINSASGTSNLLSNWANDLNTQYNQSGFQNLWGLVTGGIAGLLDGLLIIVAYVLYPFVIAIFGFFYILYGSILYIFGPIIIALMPLGATNRLAKSYVENVFIWNAWPVLYGGFGALLSAVQMGQVGQMLNQNNFLGGLGNLEGSILIGLASIIYSLAIAVIPFIAKRVISGEVGSTAAALVGAAVTALSTGIAAGEGVAAGIVGAKAAAPGGAVAPAQGTSHSAAGSSTSKVATSGAPNQPAPQQRTAPSTSRPSGGTQPTASATAADPGNTVPARQSLAEEHAAKMRSAAGAGSTKPTADRSPGEEVRGTAASAPSASTIGSASRTSVGSRPANSDRSRSANTKNKPSIAPYRLSTWGAYHVARLATEGVMGGGGRVMTAAAGVVQHPGDSVGRASAAAGAFAGRIVNASATARDTAQSVAHAASHPVETAQKGYQAVSENLSAVGTRVADTTTSTAKGIRNEFTKAYKQTRDEEK
- a CDS encoding VirB8/TrbF family protein yields the protein MSTISHERKDNDMPQTVETEVNERPEYYEVYGSEIASRNRWWVITVASLLSTFIAIGFAIFVRIQPPTVVRIGPHGDQTVVGPGQSGDVASTLTPGADEFLNQDFVTRFLSNYLNYKPSDVNEHWRIALNMMQKKLRKATYDALTKADSLGEIDRDHVESDFHLRELDRLPGERLAYLAYGVKDVHHLVNGAETTDHFVSEYRIELATDQRSKVTPSGLWIASYSERPIEGERKDQILAAPDAITSQQ